A region from the Mycolicibacterium litorale genome encodes:
- a CDS encoding electron transfer flavoprotein subunit alpha/FixB family protein, which translates to MAEVLVLVEHAEGALKKVTSELITAARALGEPSAVVVGKPGTAEPLIDGLKAAGAGKIYVAESDDAENYLITPQVDVLAALAEENSPAGVLLAASADGKEIAGRLAARIGSGVLTDVIDVKEGGKATHSIFGGAYTVDAEVTGDTPVITVRAGAIDAEPTDGAGEVVNVEVPAQAETATKITKREPAVAGDRPELTEATVVVSGGRGVGSAENFGIVEELADALGGAVGASRAAVDSGYYPGQFQVGQTGKTVSPQLYIALGISGAIQHRAGMQTSKTIIAVNKDEEAPIFEISDLGIVGDLFKVTPQLTEAVKARKG; encoded by the coding sequence ATGGCTGAAGTACTCGTGCTCGTCGAGCATGCCGAAGGTGCACTGAAGAAGGTCACCAGTGAACTGATCACCGCCGCCCGCGCGCTGGGTGAGCCCTCCGCCGTCGTGGTGGGCAAGCCGGGCACGGCCGAGCCGCTGATCGACGGCCTCAAGGCCGCCGGCGCCGGCAAGATCTACGTCGCCGAATCCGATGACGCGGAGAACTACCTCATCACCCCCCAGGTCGACGTGCTGGCCGCGCTGGCCGAGGAGAACAGCCCGGCCGGTGTGCTGCTGGCCGCTTCGGCGGACGGCAAGGAGATCGCCGGCCGGCTCGCGGCCCGCATCGGCTCGGGTGTGCTGACCGACGTCATCGACGTCAAGGAGGGCGGCAAGGCCACCCACTCGATCTTCGGTGGTGCCTACACCGTGGACGCCGAGGTCACCGGTGACACCCCGGTGATCACCGTGCGCGCAGGCGCGATCGACGCCGAGCCCACCGACGGTGCCGGCGAGGTCGTCAACGTCGAGGTGCCGGCCCAGGCCGAGACCGCCACCAAGATCACCAAGCGGGAGCCCGCCGTGGCCGGTGACCGTCCGGAGCTCACCGAGGCGACGGTCGTCGTCTCCGGTGGTCGTGGTGTCGGCAGCGCCGAGAACTTCGGCATCGTCGAGGAGCTCGCCGATGCGCTCGGCGGTGCCGTCGGCGCGTCGCGTGCGGCGGTCGACTCCGGGTACTACCCCGGTCAGTTCCAGGTCGGCCAGACGGGTAAGACCGTGTCGCCGCAGCTGTACATCGCGCTGGGCATCTCCGGGGCGATCCAGCACCGCGCCGGTATGCAGACGTCGAAGACGATCATCGCGGTGAACAAGGACGAAGAGGCCCCGATCTTCGAGATCTCCGACCTCGGCATCGTCGGCGACCTGTTCAAGGTCACCCCGCAGCTCACCGAGGCGGTCAAGGCGCGCAAGGGCTGA
- a CDS encoding PQQ-binding-like beta-propeller repeat protein, protein MFRRFLVLAVSALLVGVSAGCGDTSSWVEPRAAAGWPAQYGDAANSSFTDVDGPDALTLEWSRSVKGDLAAQVALDSEGHLAANARSDAGCSLMVWETDNDGRQRWCSRLFPGGDWSSPLFDGFGNLYVGQPGAILSFPLTQWIRWRRLVIGMPTTPRIMAPGQLLVVTHLGQVLVFDAHRGTVEGTPIDLVTGLDPRNSERGLADCRLSRPGCPVAAAPAFSAAGNIVVLSLWEPGADQPVLVGLRYRPGQTPLLAREWTSDAVGRGPLSSPVLSADGATVYVNGRDGRLWALDTSDGSPKWSVPLDYQPQTPPSVSPDGLIVAGGGPGAKLTALRDAGDRAEVMWTREDVAPLTTSSRAGRLGYAVAAAPERGQDLLVFDTADGRTVNSYPLPEATGWPVGVSLGSDRRVVTATSDGQVYGFAPE, encoded by the coding sequence GTGTTCCGGCGATTCCTCGTGCTGGCGGTTTCAGCGCTGCTGGTGGGTGTGTCGGCCGGGTGCGGCGACACGTCCTCGTGGGTCGAGCCGCGCGCTGCCGCCGGCTGGCCGGCGCAGTACGGTGACGCCGCCAACAGCAGCTTCACCGACGTGGACGGGCCCGACGCGCTGACGTTGGAGTGGAGCCGGTCGGTGAAGGGCGATCTCGCTGCACAGGTGGCGCTCGACTCCGAAGGACACCTCGCGGCCAACGCGCGAAGCGATGCCGGTTGCTCGCTGATGGTCTGGGAGACCGACAACGACGGCCGCCAGCGGTGGTGTTCACGCCTGTTCCCGGGCGGCGACTGGTCCAGCCCGTTGTTCGACGGCTTCGGGAATCTCTATGTCGGGCAACCGGGTGCGATCCTGTCCTTCCCGTTGACGCAGTGGATCCGCTGGCGCCGACTGGTGATCGGCATGCCGACCACACCACGGATCATGGCGCCCGGTCAGCTTCTCGTGGTGACCCACCTGGGTCAGGTGCTCGTCTTCGACGCCCATCGCGGCACCGTGGAGGGCACCCCCATCGATCTGGTCACCGGCCTCGACCCGAGGAACTCGGAGCGTGGGCTCGCCGACTGCAGGCTGTCGCGCCCCGGATGCCCGGTGGCGGCTGCGCCGGCCTTCTCGGCCGCGGGCAACATCGTGGTGCTCAGTCTGTGGGAGCCGGGAGCCGACCAGCCGGTGCTGGTCGGGCTGCGCTACCGGCCCGGCCAGACCCCGCTGCTGGCACGCGAATGGACCAGCGATGCGGTGGGCAGAGGCCCGCTGTCCAGCCCGGTACTGTCCGCCGACGGCGCGACGGTGTACGTCAACGGTCGCGACGGACGGCTGTGGGCGCTCGACACGTCGGACGGCAGCCCGAAATGGTCGGTTCCGCTCGACTACCAGCCGCAGACGCCGCCCTCGGTGTCGCCGGACGGGTTGATCGTCGCCGGCGGTGGCCCCGGCGCGAAGCTGACGGCGCTGCGCGACGCGGGCGACCGTGCCGAGGTGATGTGGACCCGCGAGGATGTCGCCCCGCTGACGACGTCGAGTCGCGCGGGCAGGCTGGGCTACGCCGTCGCCGCGGCGCCGGAGCGCGGTCAGGATCTGCTGGTGTTCGACACCGCCGACGGCCGCACCGTCAACAGCTATCCCCTGCCGGAGGCGACGGGCTGGCCGGTCGGAGTGTCCCTCGGATCCGACCGACGCGTCGTCACCGCCACCAGCGACGGGCAGGTGTACGGCTTCGCACCGGAATAA
- a CDS encoding nitroreductase — protein MSDLADVVHARRSIRMFLRDKPVPRELLTEALELAMRAPSNSNIQPWRLFLTSGPRRDRLVEALLAQASRGFPATVGLPESFADLRREVGKMVYGAMGIAREDREARRIAQLRNWEFFRAPVAGVVCVHRNLGAVDSMSVGMFLQTLMLALTERGLGSCAQVSIAHFADVVREELDIPEELTVLCGLAIGYPDEDFPANHLDTPRNPIAANVVFRED, from the coding sequence GTGAGCGACCTGGCGGATGTCGTCCACGCGCGTCGTTCCATTCGAATGTTCCTGCGCGACAAGCCTGTTCCGCGCGAGCTGTTGACCGAGGCGCTCGAACTCGCGATGCGCGCCCCGTCCAACTCGAACATCCAGCCCTGGCGGCTGTTCCTGACGTCCGGTCCACGGCGTGACCGGCTGGTGGAGGCGTTGCTGGCGCAGGCTTCGCGCGGCTTCCCCGCCACGGTGGGGCTGCCGGAGAGCTTCGCGGACCTGCGGCGGGAGGTGGGCAAGATGGTCTACGGGGCGATGGGGATCGCCCGGGAGGACCGCGAGGCCAGACGGATCGCCCAGTTGCGCAACTGGGAGTTCTTCCGCGCGCCCGTCGCGGGTGTGGTGTGCGTGCACCGGAACCTCGGCGCGGTCGACAGCATGAGCGTCGGGATGTTCCTCCAGACGCTCATGCTGGCGTTGACCGAGCGCGGGCTCGGCAGCTGCGCGCAGGTGTCGATCGCCCATTTCGCCGACGTGGTGCGCGAGGAGTTGGATATCCCCGAGGAGCTGACCGTGCTGTGCGGGCTGGCGATCGGCTACCCCGACGAGGATTTCCCCGCCAACCACCTCGACACGCCGCGCAACCCCATCGCCGCCAACGTGGTGTTCCGCGAGGACTGA
- a CDS encoding lysophospholipid acyltransferase family protein, protein MTLASEHAWLQRATCDASCVHAGADRPGRRWWVAVRTTMRVCAAVSLFMFVWLLAVPLPGRWHVQRAYCRLILRSFGVRISVSGGPIRNLRGVLVVSGHVSWLDIFAIGAVLPGSFVARADLMDWPALGPVVRLMKVIPIDRGSLRRLPAVVDAVTDRLRAGHTVVAFPEGTTWCGLGYGRFRPAMFQAAVDARRPVQPLRLAYRHPDGRLSTVPAFVGDDSLLASVRRVLTARRTVCHVGVESLQLPGEDRRDLATRCETAVRGAAPAAAHVLAA, encoded by the coding sequence ATGACACTGGCCAGCGAGCACGCCTGGCTGCAGCGCGCCACGTGTGACGCCAGCTGCGTCCACGCAGGTGCCGACCGCCCGGGACGCCGGTGGTGGGTGGCGGTGCGCACCACGATGCGGGTGTGCGCGGCCGTGTCGCTGTTCATGTTCGTGTGGCTGTTGGCGGTGCCGCTTCCGGGCCGGTGGCACGTGCAGCGCGCGTACTGCCGGCTGATCCTGCGCAGCTTCGGGGTGCGGATCTCGGTGTCCGGCGGCCCCATCCGCAACCTGCGCGGCGTCCTGGTCGTCAGCGGGCACGTGTCCTGGCTGGACATCTTCGCCATCGGTGCGGTGCTGCCGGGTTCGTTCGTGGCGCGCGCGGACCTGATGGACTGGCCGGCGCTGGGACCGGTCGTGCGGCTGATGAAGGTCATCCCGATCGACCGGGGCAGTCTGCGCCGCCTTCCCGCGGTCGTCGACGCGGTGACCGATCGGTTGCGCGCCGGGCACACCGTGGTCGCGTTCCCGGAGGGCACGACGTGGTGCGGGCTGGGCTACGGGCGGTTCCGTCCGGCGATGTTCCAGGCCGCCGTGGACGCCCGCCGGCCGGTGCAACCGCTGCGCCTGGCCTACCGGCACCCGGACGGGCGGTTGTCCACGGTGCCCGCGTTCGTGGGCGACGATTCCCTGCTGGCGTCGGTGCGCCGGGTGCTCACCGCCCGTCGGACGGTGTGCCACGTCGGCGTCGAATCGCTGCAGTTGCCGGGTGAGGACCGCCGCGACCTGGCCACCCGCTGTGAGACGGCTGTGCGCGGCGCCGCACCCGCGGCCGCCCACGTGCTGGCCGCCTGA
- a CDS encoding class I SAM-dependent methyltransferase — MSAFVSGPRGGGGNTEGDTLPLTGERTIPGLAEENYWFRRHEVVYARLADRCAGRDVLEAGCGEGYGADLIAGVARRVIALDYDEATVAHVRARYPRVEVHHGNLAALPLPDASVDVVVNFQVIEHLWDQPQFVGECLRVLRPGGLLLMSTPNRITFSPGRDTPVNPFHTRELNAAELTELLTDAGFGMEAMLGVFHGPRLRELDARHGGSIIDAQIARAVADAPWPQDLLDDVAAVRTDDFELTSEPDIDDSLDLVAIAVRP, encoded by the coding sequence ATGAGCGCATTCGTTAGCGGGCCGCGTGGGGGCGGCGGGAACACCGAGGGAGACACCCTCCCCCTCACCGGCGAGCGGACGATCCCCGGCCTGGCGGAGGAGAACTACTGGTTCCGTCGTCACGAGGTCGTCTACGCCCGCCTCGCCGACCGGTGCGCCGGGCGCGACGTCCTCGAGGCCGGATGCGGTGAGGGCTACGGCGCCGACCTGATCGCCGGCGTGGCCCGCCGGGTGATCGCGCTGGACTACGACGAGGCCACCGTCGCGCACGTGCGCGCCCGCTATCCGCGCGTCGAGGTCCACCACGGCAACCTCGCCGCACTTCCGCTGCCCGACGCCTCCGTCGACGTGGTGGTGAACTTCCAGGTCATCGAACACCTTTGGGATCAGCCGCAATTCGTCGGGGAATGCCTGCGGGTGCTGCGACCCGGCGGGCTGCTGCTGATGTCGACTCCCAACCGGATCACCTTCTCCCCCGGCCGCGACACCCCGGTCAACCCATTCCACACCCGCGAACTCAATGCCGCCGAACTGACCGAACTGCTCACCGACGCCGGGTTCGGCATGGAGGCCATGCTCGGCGTGTTCCACGGCCCGCGCCTGCGTGAACTGGACGCCCGGCACGGCGGTTCGATCATCGACGCGCAGATCGCCAGGGCCGTTGCCGACGCCCCGTGGCCGCAGGATCTTCTCGACGACGTGGCCGCGGTGCGCACCGACGACTTCGAGCTGACGTCGGAACCCGACATCGATGACAGCCTCGACCTGGTGGCGATCGCGGTGCGGCCGTGA
- a CDS encoding glycoside hydrolase family 57 protein has translation MSDEAAPVPGLFSLVLHTHLPWLAHHGRWPVGEEWLYQSWSASYLPLLRVLRTLAAEGRGHLLTLGMTPVVTAQLDDPYCLTGMHSWLANWQLRALEAATLRTSPDTTPACAPEALRTFGARELREAEQALDEFATQWRHGASPLLRELIDAGTVELLGGPLAHPFQPLLNPRLREFALREGLADAGQRFAHTPRGIWAPECAYAPGMEADYAAAGVGHFMVDGPSLHGDTALGRPVGDSGVVAFGRDLQVSYRVWSPKSGYPGHAAYRDFHTYDHVTGLKPARVTGRGVPSSAKAPYDPGRADAAVDAHVADFVRVVRRRLLDESERIGRPAHVVAAFDTELFGHWWYEGPEWLARVLRALPEAGVRVGTLSDAVDDEFVGAPVDLPPSSWGSGKDWQVWAGEQVADFVQLNSEVVDTALGTVDKALTQHASVGAPTARDTVADQILRETLLTVSSDWPFMVSKDSAADYARYRAHLHAHATREIADALAAGRREQAQRLADGWNRADGLFGALDARRLPR, from the coding sequence GTGAGCGACGAGGCCGCGCCGGTACCGGGGCTGTTCAGCCTCGTCCTGCACACCCACCTGCCGTGGCTGGCCCACCACGGCCGCTGGCCGGTCGGCGAGGAGTGGCTCTACCAGTCGTGGTCGGCGTCCTACCTGCCACTGCTGCGGGTGCTGCGCACGCTGGCCGCCGAAGGCCGCGGTCACCTGCTCACCCTCGGCATGACCCCGGTCGTGACCGCCCAGCTCGACGACCCGTACTGCCTGACGGGTATGCACAGCTGGCTGGCCAACTGGCAGTTGCGCGCGCTCGAGGCCGCCACGCTACGCACCTCGCCCGACACCACACCGGCGTGCGCGCCCGAGGCCTTGCGAACCTTCGGCGCGCGTGAGCTGCGCGAGGCCGAGCAGGCCCTGGACGAGTTCGCCACCCAGTGGCGCCACGGCGCCAGTCCGCTGCTGCGCGAGCTCATCGACGCGGGCACCGTGGAGCTGCTCGGCGGCCCGCTGGCGCATCCGTTCCAGCCGCTGCTCAACCCGCGCCTGCGTGAGTTCGCTCTGCGCGAGGGGCTCGCCGACGCCGGACAGCGCTTCGCCCACACCCCGCGGGGCATCTGGGCCCCGGAATGCGCGTACGCGCCGGGGATGGAGGCCGACTACGCCGCGGCCGGAGTCGGCCACTTCATGGTCGACGGTCCGTCGCTGCACGGCGACACCGCGCTGGGCCGCCCCGTCGGCGATTCCGGCGTCGTCGCGTTCGGGCGTGATCTGCAGGTCAGCTATCGCGTGTGGTCGCCGAAGTCGGGGTACCCCGGCCACGCCGCCTACCGTGACTTCCACACCTACGACCACGTCACCGGGCTTAAGCCGGCGCGGGTCACCGGTCGCGGCGTGCCCTCGTCGGCCAAGGCGCCCTACGACCCCGGACGCGCCGATGCCGCCGTCGACGCCCACGTCGCCGACTTCGTGCGGGTGGTGCGGCGCCGCCTGCTCGACGAGAGCGAGCGGATCGGCAGGCCCGCGCACGTGGTGGCCGCCTTCGACACCGAGCTGTTCGGCCACTGGTGGTACGAGGGGCCGGAGTGGCTGGCGCGCGTGCTGCGGGCCCTTCCGGAGGCCGGCGTGCGAGTCGGCACCCTCAGCGACGCCGTCGACGACGAATTCGTCGGCGCCCCCGTCGATCTGCCCCCCAGTTCGTGGGGTTCCGGCAAGGACTGGCAGGTGTGGGCGGGTGAGCAGGTGGCCGACTTCGTCCAGCTCAACTCCGAGGTGGTCGACACCGCGCTGGGCACCGTCGACAAAGCGCTCACCCAGCACGCGTCGGTCGGCGCACCGACGGCCCGCGACACGGTCGCCGACCAGATCCTGCGCGAGACCCTGCTGACGGTGTCGAGCGACTGGCCGTTCATGGTGAGCAAGGACTCCGCCGCGGACTACGCCCGCTACCGCGCACACCTGCACGCTCACGCCACCCGTGAGATCGCCGACGCGCTGGCCGCGGGCCGCCGCGAGCAGGCCCAGCGGCTCGCCGACGGCTGGAACCGCGCCGACGGACTGTTCGGCGCGCTCGACGCCAGACGACTGCCCCGGTGA
- a CDS encoding electron transfer flavoprotein subunit beta/FixA family protein yields MTNIVVLIKQVPDTWSERKLSESDWTLDREAADAVLDEINERAVEEALLIKEKEAANGVEGTVTVLTAGPERATEAIRKALSMGADKAVHLVDEGMHGSDMVQTGWALARALGAIEGTELVIAGNEATDGAGGAVPAIIAEYLGLPQLTHMRKVTVEDGKVTGERETDDGVFTLEAPLPAVVSVNEKINEPRFPSFKGIMAAKKKEVTTLTLAEIGVEPDEVGVANAGSKVLSSTPKPPKTAGEKVTDEGDGGTKVAEYLVAQKII; encoded by the coding sequence ATGACGAACATCGTGGTCCTGATCAAACAGGTCCCTGACACCTGGTCCGAGCGCAAGCTCTCCGAGAGCGACTGGACGCTGGACCGGGAAGCCGCAGACGCCGTACTCGACGAGATCAACGAGCGGGCCGTCGAAGAGGCACTGCTCATCAAGGAGAAGGAAGCCGCCAACGGTGTCGAGGGCACCGTCACCGTGCTGACCGCCGGTCCGGAGCGCGCCACCGAGGCGATCCGCAAGGCGCTGTCGATGGGTGCCGACAAGGCCGTGCACCTCGTCGACGAGGGCATGCACGGCTCCGACATGGTGCAGACCGGCTGGGCGCTGGCCCGTGCGCTCGGCGCCATCGAGGGCACCGAGCTGGTGATCGCGGGCAACGAGGCCACCGACGGTGCGGGCGGCGCGGTGCCGGCCATCATCGCCGAGTACCTGGGCCTGCCGCAGCTGACCCACATGCGCAAGGTCACCGTCGAGGACGGCAAGGTCACCGGTGAGCGTGAGACCGACGACGGTGTGTTCACCCTCGAGGCGCCGCTGCCCGCCGTGGTCAGCGTGAACGAGAAGATCAACGAGCCGCGCTTCCCGTCCTTCAAGGGCATCATGGCCGCCAAGAAGAAGGAAGTCACGACGCTCACCCTGGCCGAGATCGGTGTGGAGCCCGATGAGGTCGGTGTCGCCAACGCCGGTTCCAAGGTGCTGTCGTCGACGCCGAAGCCGCCGAAGACCGCGGGCGAGAAGGTCACCGACGAAGGCGACGGCGGCACCAAGGTCGCCGAATACCTGGTCGCCCAAAAAATCATCTAA
- a CDS encoding GNAT family N-acetyltransferase: MSTASVLIAADHPTTADTPRYSLLLSTDPDLITAAQRLRHDVFTSEPGFALSADGRSGGLDADRFDEFCDHLLVREDTSGELVGCYRMLPPPGAIAAGGLYTATEFDVGALDPLRPAMVEMGRAVVRHDHRNGAVVLLMWAGILAYLDRCDYDYVTGCISVPIAGAAGEAAGTQVRGVRDFVRRRHAAPERFTVRPYRPVVVGGRSLDEIAPPARVAVPPLMRGYLRLGAQVCGEPAHDPDFGVGDFPALLDKRDADIRYLRRLRSAAVAGEIANGLAS, from the coding sequence ATGAGCACTGCGTCTGTACTCATCGCCGCCGATCACCCCACGACGGCGGACACCCCCCGGTATTCGCTGCTGCTGTCGACCGACCCCGATCTGATCACCGCCGCCCAGCGGTTGCGCCACGACGTGTTCACTTCCGAGCCAGGATTCGCCCTGTCCGCCGACGGCCGATCCGGTGGTCTGGATGCCGACCGTTTCGACGAGTTCTGCGACCACCTGCTGGTGCGCGAAGACACCTCCGGCGAACTGGTGGGCTGCTACCGGATGCTGCCGCCGCCCGGGGCCATCGCGGCGGGCGGCCTCTACACCGCCACCGAGTTCGACGTCGGTGCCCTCGACCCGCTGCGGCCTGCGATGGTCGAGATGGGCCGCGCGGTCGTCCGCCATGACCACCGCAACGGCGCTGTGGTGCTGCTGATGTGGGCAGGCATCCTGGCCTACCTCGACCGCTGCGACTACGACTACGTCACCGGTTGCATCTCGGTGCCCATCGCCGGCGCGGCGGGCGAAGCCGCGGGAACCCAGGTGCGCGGGGTCCGCGACTTCGTGAGGCGCCGGCATGCCGCGCCGGAACGCTTCACGGTGCGCCCGTACCGGCCGGTCGTCGTCGGCGGCCGAAGCCTCGACGAGATCGCGCCACCGGCCAGGGTCGCCGTGCCTCCACTCATGCGGGGCTACCTGCGGTTGGGCGCGCAGGTGTGCGGAGAACCCGCACACGACCCCGACTTCGGCGTCGGGGACTTCCCGGCCCTGCTGGACAAGCGGGACGCCGACATCCGGTACCTGCGCCGGCTTCGGTCGGCGGCGGTGGCCGGGGAGATCGCGAACGGGCTGGCGTCATGA
- a CDS encoding glycosyltransferase family 4 protein, with protein sequence MKILLVSWEYPPVVIGGLGRHVHHLATALAAAGHEVVVLSRRPADTDPSTHPTSDDLTEGVRVVAAAHDPHEFAFGSDMMAWTLAMGHAMIRAGLAIKDHGRPWRPDVVHAHDWLVAHPAIALAEFFDVPLVSTIHATEAGRHSGWVSGPISRQVHAVESWLVRESDSLITCSASMRDEITALFGPALADIRVIRNGIEAGRWPFARRRDRSGPAHLLYLGRLEYEKGVHDLIAALPRIRRAHPGTTLTIAGDGTQREWLIEQTRKHKVRKAVSFVGRLDHDGLVDMLHSADAAVLPSHYEPFGIVALEAAATGTPLVTSTAGGLGEAVIDGVTGLSFPPRDVAALAAAAGAALADPAATQQRAIAARERLTADFDWDTVAAETSQVYLAAKRREREPHPRLPIAERALPDRS encoded by the coding sequence GTGAAGATCCTGTTGGTGTCGTGGGAGTACCCACCGGTCGTCATCGGCGGCCTGGGCCGGCACGTGCACCACCTCGCGACGGCGCTCGCCGCGGCCGGCCACGAGGTCGTCGTCCTGAGCCGCAGGCCCGCCGACACCGACCCCAGCACCCACCCCACGAGCGACGACCTCACCGAGGGCGTGCGGGTGGTGGCCGCCGCCCACGACCCGCACGAGTTCGCGTTCGGCTCGGACATGATGGCCTGGACGCTGGCCATGGGCCACGCCATGATCCGGGCCGGTCTGGCCATCAAGGACCACGGACGGCCGTGGCGCCCCGACGTGGTCCACGCCCACGACTGGCTGGTCGCCCACCCGGCGATCGCGCTCGCCGAGTTCTTCGACGTTCCACTGGTGTCGACCATCCACGCCACCGAGGCGGGCAGGCACTCGGGCTGGGTGTCCGGCCCGATCAGCCGCCAGGTGCACGCCGTCGAGTCCTGGCTGGTGCGCGAATCCGATTCGCTCATCACGTGTTCGGCGTCGATGCGCGACGAGATCACGGCCTTGTTCGGTCCCGCGCTGGCCGACATCCGGGTGATCCGCAACGGGATCGAGGCGGGACGCTGGCCGTTCGCGCGACGCCGGGATCGCAGCGGGCCCGCCCACCTGCTCTACCTCGGCCGCCTCGAATACGAGAAAGGGGTTCACGATCTGATCGCCGCGCTTCCGCGGATCCGTCGCGCACACCCCGGCACCACCCTGACCATCGCGGGTGACGGCACGCAGCGCGAGTGGCTGATCGAGCAGACCCGGAAACACAAGGTGCGCAAGGCCGTCTCGTTCGTCGGCCGGCTCGACCACGACGGGCTCGTCGACATGCTGCACTCCGCGGACGCCGCGGTGCTGCCCAGCCACTACGAGCCGTTCGGCATCGTCGCCCTGGAGGCGGCCGCGACGGGCACGCCGTTGGTGACGTCCACGGCGGGCGGCCTCGGCGAGGCGGTGATCGACGGGGTGACCGGTTTGTCGTTCCCGCCGCGCGACGTCGCCGCGCTGGCCGCGGCGGCGGGTGCCGCGCTGGCTGATCCGGCCGCCACACAACAGCGTGCGATCGCCGCGCGCGAGCGGCTCACCGCCGATTTCGACTGGGATACCGTTGCCGCGGAGACTTCACAGGTCTATCTCGCCGCCAAACGCCGTGAGCGCGAACCACATCCACGGCTGCCGATCGCCGAGCGGGCGCTCCCCGACCGCTCGTGA
- a CDS encoding acyltransferase, producing MTTMWGAPLHKRWRGSRLRDPRQARFLTLASLKWVLANRAYTPWYLVRYWRLLKFKLANPHVITRGMVFLGKDVEIQATPELAQLEIGRWVHIGDKNTIRAHEGSLRIGDKVVLGRDNVINTYLDIELGDSVLMADWCYICDFDHKMDNIEMPIKDQGIVKSPVRIGPDTWVATKVTVLRGTTVGRGCVLAAHAVVKGDIPDFSIAVGAPAKVVKNRKLAWETSAAQRAELAAALADIERKKASR from the coding sequence ATGACGACGATGTGGGGCGCTCCGCTGCACAAGCGTTGGCGGGGCTCGCGACTGCGTGACCCGCGCCAGGCCCGGTTCCTGACGCTCGCCTCTCTGAAGTGGGTGCTGGCCAACCGCGCGTACACGCCCTGGTACCTGGTCCGGTACTGGCGGCTGCTGAAGTTCAAGTTGGCCAACCCGCACGTCATCACCCGGGGGATGGTGTTCCTCGGCAAGGACGTCGAGATCCAGGCGACGCCCGAACTGGCTCAGCTGGAGATCGGCCGCTGGGTGCACATCGGCGACAAGAACACGATCCGCGCCCATGAGGGGTCGCTGCGGATCGGCGACAAGGTCGTGCTGGGTCGCGACAACGTCATCAACACCTACCTCGACATCGAACTCGGCGACTCGGTGCTGATGGCCGACTGGTGCTACATCTGCGATTTCGACCACAAGATGGACAACATCGAGATGCCGATCAAGGATCAGGGCATCGTCAAGAGCCCGGTGCGGATCGGCCCCGACACCTGGGTGGCGACAAAGGTCACCGTGCTGCGCGGCACCACCGTCGGGCGCGGATGCGTGCTCGCCGCCCACGCGGTGGTCAAGGGAGACATCCCGGACTTCTCGATCGCGGTGGGCGCACCGGCGAAGGTCGTCAAGAACCGCAAGCTGGCGTGGGAGACCTCGGCGGCGCAGCGCGCCGAACTGGCCGCGGCGCTGGCCGACATCGAACGCAAGAAGGCTTCGCGCTAG